The DNA segment AGGGCGGCAGGATTTGCCGGGCCGTTCTTGCCGCTCGAACAGCCCGTGCCGGGTCGCTCCGGTGGCTTGGTCGATGGTCATACTCAACGATATCAGTATGTTAGGGAAACTTACCATGCTGGCACGGGGCTTGCCGGGGATGGGCCGTGGCGACTGCGCTGGGGAGCGTCGAGGTCGCCGCGGGACATGATCGGGAGTTAAGCCGTGGAGAACGCGCTTCTCATCGGCCTGTCGCGCCAGGTGGCTCTGGCGCGCGAGCTGGACGTCATCGCCAACAACATGGCGAATGTCGGCACCAACGGGTTCAAGGCGCGTAGCGCCCGCTTCAACGAATATCTGATGCCGGTCGCCCGGGCCGATGCCTTCCGGCCGGCCGACCGGTCGCTCTCCTACGTCGTCGACAAGGGCACGCCGCTCGACCTGTCGCAGGGCATGATCGAGCTCACGGGCAACCCGCTCGACGTCGCGCTGAAGGGCGACAACTACCTCGTGGTGCAGACGCCGGCCGGCGAGCGCTATACCCGCGCCGGCTCGCTCACCCTCGACAAGCAGGGCAAGCTCGTCACCCAGACCGGCCTGCCGGTGATGGGCGAGGCGGGGCCGATCGCCTTCGGCTCGAGCGAGCATTCCATGCGCATCGCCGCCGACGGCACCGTCAGCAGCGACCAGGGCACGCGCGGCAAGCTGCGCCAGGTCAGCTTCGCCGATCCGAAGGCGCTGGCGAGCGAGGGTTCGAACCTGTTCTCCGCGACGGTCGCCGCCAAGCCGGCAGGGCCGGAAGCGCGGCTGGAGCCCGGCGCCATCGAGCGCTCCAACGTCAAGGCCGTGGTCGAATTGACCCGCCTGATGGAGGTGCAGCGCAACTACCAGAGCGTCGCCAACATGATCACCAAATCCGACGAGCTGCGCAGCCGGGCGATCTCGCGCCTGGCGGACCAGCAGGCCTGATAGGGAGCGAGCACCATGCGCGCCATGCAGACAGCCGCGACCGGCATGATGGCCCAGGAGATGAACGTCCAGGTCATCTCCAACAACATCGCCAACGTCCGGACCACCGGCTACAAGCGCCAGCAGATCCATTTCCAGGACCTGCTCTACGAGCATTTCCGCCGCGCGGGCTCCGCGACCTCCGACCAGAACACCCAGGCGCCGGCCGGAACCTTCATCGGCTCCGGCGTCAAGACGGTCTCGACCGGCCGGGCGATGACCCAGGGCAACCTCACCCCGACGGACAAGCCCTACGATCTCGCCATCCGCGGCGAGGGCTTCTTCCGCGTCCGCATGCCGGATGGGCGCACCACCTATAGCCGCGACGGCTCCTTCGACCTCGATTCGCAGGGCCAGCTCGTCACCCGCGACGGCTACCAGGTCGAGCCCGGCATCACCGTGCCGAACAATGCGACCAGCGTCAGCATCAACGCGCAGGGCATCGTCGAGGCGATGGTGCCCGGCCAGACCGCGCCGCAGCAGCTCGGCCAGATCCAGCTCGTCCGCTTCGTCAACAAGGTCGGCCTCGAGTCGATCGGCGACAACCTCTATCTGGAGACCGCCGCCTCCGGCCAGCCGATCGACGGCTTCGGCGGCGGCGAGGGCTTCGGCACCCTCCAGCAGAACTATCTCGAGGAGGGCAACGTCCAGGCGGTGACGGAGCTTTCCTCGCTGATCGCGGCGCAGCGCGCCTATGAGATGAACTCCAAGGTCATCACCGCCGCCGACCAGATGATGTCGGCGACGACCCAGATGTTCCGCGGCTAGGGGGCGCATCATGATCCGCATCTGCCTGATCGCGCTCATCCTCTCCGGCACGGCCGCGCTCGCCGCGCCGCAGGCCGGGCCGGCGCCGGTTACTGTCGCCCCGGCCGCAGCCGCGCCTGCTGCCGCCACCTTGCCGGCCAAGCTGCAGCTGCGCCCCGAGCTTCATCTGGCGCGCGATCTCGTCACCTTCGGCGACCTCATCCCCGGCCTCACCGGCGAGGCGGCGGCGACCGCCGCCTTCCGGGCGCCGGCGCTGGGCGAGACCGGCACGATCCAGGTCGCGCGCATCGTCGAGGCGGCGCGCGCGGCCGGCATCGTCCGCGAGGCGTCGCAGCTCGACAGCCAGGGCTTCGCCCAGGTCGTGGTGACGCGCACCGCGCGCCGCATCACCGCAGCCGACCTCGAAGCGGCGGTGAAGACCGGCCTGCAGGAGCGCTTCGGCGTCGATGCCCGCATCTTCGCGCTGGCGATCGACGGGGGCGCGCCCGCCGTCTCCGTCGAGCCCGAGCTCACCGGCGAGGTCGCCGTGGTCGATCTTTCGTTCGACGCCCGCTCGCGGCGCCTGCAGGCGCGGCTCGCCGTTCCCGGCAGCATGGCGATGCGGCTGAAGCCGCTGCGCATCTCCGGCCAGCTCGTCGAGACCATGGAGGTCATCGTGCCGAAGCGGCTGATCGCGCGCGGCGAGACGCTCGGCAAGGACGATGTCGTCGTCGAGCGCCGTCCGCGCGAGGGGCAGGGCAGCGAGGTCATCGCCGATGCCCGCGCCGCGATCGACAAGGTCGCGCGCCGCGCGCTGCTCGCCGGCGTGCCGCTGCGCGCGAGCGACGTCCAGCGCGAGGAGATCGTCGCCAAGGGCGATCTCGTCACCATCGTCTACGAAGGGCCGGGGCTCCTGATCACGCTGCGCGGCCGGGCCAACGAGGCCGGCGCGATGGGCGATGTCGTCTCCGTCACCAATCCCCAGTCCAAGCGCGTGCTGCAAGGCAAGGTCAGCGGGCCGGCACGGGTTTCCGTCCAGCCTTCCGCCGCCGGCCACATCGCCAGCGCCCGGTGATTCCCATGGAAAAAGCCATGCACAACCGCCTCGCCAAGCTCTCCGGCCTCCTGCTGATGACCGCCTCGCTCGGCGCCTGCGGCATCGGAGACCGCCTCGCCAATGTCGGCCAGGCGCCGGCCCTGTCGGCGATCGAGGACCCCACCGCCACCAAGGGCTACAAGCCGGTGCAGATGCCGATGCCGGAGATGGCGCACGCCTCCTATGCGCCGAACTCGCTCTGGCGCACCGGCTCGCGCGCCTTCTTCAAGGACCAGCGCGCCCGCAATGTCGGCGATCTCGTCACCGTCAAGGTCAAGGTCACCGACAAGGCCCAGCTCAACAACACGACCAAGCGCAGCCGCAAGAACGGCGAGGATTTCGGCGCCGACAACACCTTCGGCTTCGAGAACAAGCTCGACAAGTTCCTGCCCGACGGCGCCAAGGCGTCCTCGCTGCTGAATCTCGATTCCAATTCCTCGAGCGAGGGCGCGGGCTCGGTCAACCGCTCCGAGACGCTGGCGACCAACGTCGCGGCGGTCGTCACCCAGAACCT comes from the Bosea sp. (in: a-proteobacteria) genome and includes:
- the flgA gene encoding flagellar basal body P-ring formation chaperone FlgA codes for the protein MIRICLIALILSGTAALAAPQAGPAPVTVAPAAAAPAAATLPAKLQLRPELHLARDLVTFGDLIPGLTGEAAATAAFRAPALGETGTIQVARIVEAARAAGIVREASQLDSQGFAQVVVTRTARRITAADLEAAVKTGLQERFGVDARIFALAIDGGAPAVSVEPELTGEVAVVDLSFDARSRRLQARLAVPGSMAMRLKPLRISGQLVETMEVIVPKRLIARGETLGKDDVVVERRPREGQGSEVIADARAAIDKVARRALLAGVPLRASDVQREEIVAKGDLVTIVYEGPGLLITLRGRANEAGAMGDVVSVTNPQSKRVLQGKVSGPARVSVQPSAAGHIASAR
- the flgH gene encoding flagellar basal body L-ring protein FlgH, which produces MEKAMHNRLAKLSGLLLMTASLGACGIGDRLANVGQAPALSAIEDPTATKGYKPVQMPMPEMAHASYAPNSLWRTGSRAFFKDQRARNVGDLVTVKVKVTDKAQLNNTTKRSRKNGEDFGADNTFGFENKLDKFLPDGAKASSLLNLDSNSSSEGAGSVNRSETLATNVAAVVTQNLPNGNLVIEGKQEIRVNFEIRELIVAGVIRPEDIESDNTIDSTKIAQARIAYGGRGQITDVQQPRYGQQVMDILLPF
- the flgG gene encoding flagellar basal-body rod protein FlgG; the protein is MRAMQTAATGMMAQEMNVQVISNNIANVRTTGYKRQQIHFQDLLYEHFRRAGSATSDQNTQAPAGTFIGSGVKTVSTGRAMTQGNLTPTDKPYDLAIRGEGFFRVRMPDGRTTYSRDGSFDLDSQGQLVTRDGYQVEPGITVPNNATSVSINAQGIVEAMVPGQTAPQQLGQIQLVRFVNKVGLESIGDNLYLETAASGQPIDGFGGGEGFGTLQQNYLEEGNVQAVTELSSLIAAQRAYEMNSKVITAADQMMSATTQMFRG
- the flgF gene encoding flagellar basal-body rod protein FlgF; the protein is MENALLIGLSRQVALARELDVIANNMANVGTNGFKARSARFNEYLMPVARADAFRPADRSLSYVVDKGTPLDLSQGMIELTGNPLDVALKGDNYLVVQTPAGERYTRAGSLTLDKQGKLVTQTGLPVMGEAGPIAFGSSEHSMRIAADGTVSSDQGTRGKLRQVSFADPKALASEGSNLFSATVAAKPAGPEARLEPGAIERSNVKAVVELTRLMEVQRNYQSVANMITKSDELRSRAISRLADQQA